One stretch of Tepidibacter hydrothermalis DNA includes these proteins:
- a CDS encoding HK97 gp10 family phage protein, which translates to MGRFGNCKFDDLKKFQDKLNKLNEQQVNLFIEACAKELAARLLAKVIKRTPVGKYPKSSGKKGGTLRRGWTAGKRSSAIKYVSDLTIHHFGDTYVIEIVNPIDYASYVEFGHRTSNHKGWVQGRFMLTISEQEIESAAPKILERKLSKKLGEVFK; encoded by the coding sequence GTGGGTAGGTTTGGAAATTGTAAATTTGATGATCTAAAAAAGTTCCAAGACAAATTGAACAAATTGAACGAACAACAAGTTAATTTGTTCATTGAAGCTTGTGCAAAAGAACTTGCTGCAAGATTATTGGCAAAAGTTATTAAAAGGACACCAGTTGGAAAATATCCAAAGAGTTCAGGAAAAAAAGGTGGCACATTAAGACGTGGATGGACAGCAGGAAAAAGGTCAAGTGCAATCAAGTATGTAAGTGATCTTACAATTCATCATTTTGGTGATACTTATGTTATCGAAATAGTGAATCCAATTGATTATGCTTCTTATGTTGAATTTGGACATAGAACAAGTAATCACAAAGGTTGGGTTCAAGGAAGATTCATGCTGACCATATCAGAACAAGAAATTGAATCTGCTGCACCAAAGATTCTTGAAAGAAAATTATCAAAAAAATTGGGGGAAGTGTTCAAATGA